A window of the Virgibacillus pantothenticus genome harbors these coding sequences:
- a CDS encoding ABC transporter ATP-binding protein codes for MLVINNVSKKYGKTTALNEISLKLNKGACLGLVGPNGAGKSTLLKIIVHIVQAYEGKIIFTGTSNTDQKRTIGYVPQDICLEENVSAIQNLYFFGRIYQLRGKALQKQAKKVLRYIGLSERQKDKVKTFSGGMKRRLNIGCALMHEPQFIIMDEPTVGIDPQSRHYILDMIKQMKEENRTIIYSSHYIEEVNKICDEVAFIDQGKIIEHDTINSLIEKYAVPAIFFACQNSERLLADLHQLSDHVQPYKNGYKLTTANPMWTMEELLRACREKKLVLKQFELTYPTLEDIFFKLTGTELRA; via the coding sequence ATGTTAGTGATAAACAATGTCAGTAAAAAATACGGAAAAACGACGGCTTTAAACGAGATTTCCCTGAAGCTTAACAAGGGGGCTTGCTTAGGCTTAGTTGGTCCTAATGGAGCAGGGAAATCAACGCTTTTGAAAATTATTGTTCATATTGTTCAAGCATACGAAGGTAAGATTATCTTCACAGGCACATCCAATACCGATCAGAAACGCACCATTGGATATGTTCCTCAGGATATTTGTTTAGAAGAAAATGTCTCCGCCATCCAAAACCTATATTTCTTTGGCAGGATATATCAATTACGTGGCAAAGCGTTACAAAAGCAAGCAAAGAAAGTACTGCGCTATATCGGGTTGAGCGAGCGACAAAAAGATAAAGTGAAAACTTTTTCAGGTGGTATGAAACGCCGTTTAAATATAGGATGTGCACTGATGCATGAGCCACAATTCATTATTATGGATGAGCCAACAGTCGGCATTGATCCACAATCAAGACATTATATTTTAGACATGATTAAGCAAATGAAGGAAGAAAATCGTACCATTATTTATTCTAGTCACTATATAGAGGAAGTAAATAAAATTTGTGATGAAGTAGCATTTATTGATCAAGGAAAAATAATCGAACATGACACAATCAATAGCTTAATCGAAAAATATGCTGTACCTGCCATCTTTTTCGCCTGTCAAAATAGTGAAAGATTGCTTGCTGATCTCCACCAATTATCAGATCATGTACAACCATATAAAAATGGCTATAAGCTAACAACGGCTAATCCTATGTGGACAATGGAGGAACTGCTGCGCGCATGTAGAGAAAAAAAGCTGGTGTTAAAGCAATTTGAGCTTACCTATCCAACGTTAGAGGATATATTTTTCAAGCTTACTGGAACGGAGCTTCGCGCTTAA
- a CDS encoding ABC transporter permease produces MRSILQMELMKNAQDKGLYFWTFLLPIIFTVLFISIFTAGTEGADKEYVIISIVPGYVVMFVFFIMISMGFSFIEDRDKGMVARLASTPLSPYAYLFGKWSPYVVIVFTQIMVLLTFGKVVYNIPIEQPLLLGMLALILTICITGLGLALSLLIRTSNMGVAVTQVIALGGALLGGLWMPLEAMPSFFQKVGKLTPQYWAHNAFQETMVGTLAYNDFFIASLILLTFGAVGFIIAFFAYPSFLKRAKH; encoded by the coding sequence ATGAGATCTATTTTGCAAATGGAACTGATGAAAAATGCACAGGATAAAGGACTTTACTTTTGGACATTTCTGCTGCCAATCATTTTTACTGTTTTATTTATTTCAATTTTTACCGCTGGGACAGAAGGTGCCGATAAGGAGTATGTGATTATATCCATTGTACCCGGATATGTAGTGATGTTTGTGTTTTTCATAATGATCTCGATGGGATTTTCATTTATTGAAGACCGTGACAAAGGAATGGTGGCACGACTTGCAAGTACCCCCCTTTCTCCATACGCTTATCTGTTTGGAAAATGGTCACCATATGTAGTGATTGTGTTTACTCAAATTATGGTATTGCTCACTTTTGGAAAAGTCGTTTATAATATTCCAATAGAACAACCTTTATTGCTCGGTATGTTAGCACTTATCCTAACTATCTGCATTACAGGGCTTGGGCTAGCGTTATCCTTACTTATCCGTACTAGCAATATGGGCGTCGCGGTTACACAAGTCATTGCTTTAGGTGGCGCATTATTAGGCGGGCTTTGGATGCCCTTGGAAGCGATGCCATCATTTTTCCAAAAGGTTGGAAAACTAACGCCTCAATATTGGGCACATAACGCATTTCAAGAAACGATGGTCGGAACATTGGCTTACAATGATTTCTTTATCGCTAGTCTCATTTTACTCACATTCGGTGCGGTTGGTTTCATCATTGCATTCTTTGCCTACCCAAGCTTTTTAAAACGCGCGAAGCATTAA